A genome region from Mycobacteriales bacterium includes the following:
- a CDS encoding glycosyl hydrolase family 18 protein, with the protein MAGAVTVGLVGFVVLPARPHQRVTAAPAVAAGDPSLADRPLVGLARLFALGVEPLGRARRPPRPAPPVVALGRPLAPREVFGFAPYWTLSQAAAFPVASLTTVAYFGLDLTGSGAVVRAGPGWSGFGSQDLADLVNAAHASDDRVVLTVAAFDPGTISALLTSASAPARLVAEVVRLLRQERLDGVNLDIEGVGGAGRAGYLRFVRAVASGLHSADRHWQVSVDVYADSAANPTGFFDVPGLAGAVDAIFVMAYDMNSASRAGPVAPLPADAAVAAAFARIAPAKTILGIPFYGERWSTVSGAPQATATGVPTPVPDAALPGPGALTYWDPQAQVPWTASHSRAGWSEAYFEDPTSVGMKAELADTDHLAGVGIWALGLDDDPAMFAALVGNFPPVRLAGPPATLAPAPSAHPRRTADPRRATRPSAAPAPTGGGRGSPSPTQPAASASPSPSASPSPSRSPFPVPLPSPTLAP; encoded by the coding sequence GTGGCGGGCGCGGTCACGGTCGGGTTGGTCGGTTTTGTCGTGCTGCCCGCCCGACCGCACCAGCGCGTGACTGCTGCGCCCGCTGTGGCGGCCGGCGACCCGAGTTTGGCTGACCGGCCGCTGGTCGGGTTGGCCCGGTTGTTCGCGCTTGGGGTTGAACCGTTGGGTCGGGCTCGGCGGCCGCCCCGGCCGGCGCCGCCGGTGGTGGCGTTGGGGCGACCGCTGGCCCCGCGTGAGGTGTTCGGTTTCGCTCCGTACTGGACGCTGTCGCAGGCGGCCGCGTTCCCGGTCGCTTCGTTGACCACGGTCGCCTATTTCGGGTTGGACCTGACGGGGTCCGGCGCGGTGGTCCGGGCCGGTCCGGGCTGGTCCGGATTCGGCAGCCAGGATCTGGCCGACCTGGTCAACGCCGCCCATGCCAGCGACGATCGGGTCGTGCTCACGGTCGCCGCTTTCGACCCGGGCACCATCTCGGCGTTGCTGACCAGTGCCTCAGCGCCGGCCCGGCTGGTCGCTGAGGTGGTCCGACTGCTGCGCCAGGAGCGCCTGGACGGGGTCAATCTGGACATCGAGGGTGTCGGTGGCGCCGGCCGGGCTGGCTACCTGCGTTTCGTCCGCGCGGTGGCGAGCGGGCTGCACTCGGCGGATCGGCATTGGCAGGTTTCGGTCGACGTCTACGCCGACTCCGCGGCCAACCCGACCGGTTTTTTTGACGTGCCTGGCCTGGCCGGTGCGGTCGATGCGATCTTCGTCATGGCTTATGACATGAATTCGGCGTCCCGGGCCGGCCCGGTGGCGCCGCTGCCGGCGGATGCCGCGGTGGCCGCCGCGTTCGCCCGGATCGCCCCGGCGAAGACCATCCTCGGGATCCCGTTCTACGGCGAACGTTGGTCCACCGTTTCCGGTGCCCCGCAGGCCACGGCGACGGGCGTGCCGACCCCGGTCCCGGACGCGGCGCTGCCCGGTCCGGGCGCCCTCACCTACTGGGATCCCCAGGCGCAGGTGCCGTGGACCGCCAGCCACAGCCGGGCCGGTTGGTCGGAGGCCTACTTTGAAGATCCGACCTCGGTGGGGATGAAAGCCGAACTTGCTGACACCGATCATTTGGCCGGTGTGGGCATCTGGGCGCTCGGCCTCGACGACGACCCGGCCATGTTCGCGGCGCTGGTCGGCAACTTCCCCCCGGTCAGGCTCGCCGGGCCGCCGGCTACGCTGGCCCCGGCACCCAGCGCCCACCCGCGTCGAACGGCAGATCCGCGCCGCGCCACGCGGCCGAGTGCCGCGCCTGCTCCTACCGGCGGCGGTCGCGGCTCCCCGTCCCCGACTCAGCCGGCTGCGTCCGCCTCCCCCTCGCCGTCCGCCTCCCCGTCCCCGTCCCGTTCGCCGTTCCCAGTGCCGTTGCCCAGCCCCACATTGGCGCCGTAG
- a CDS encoding tyrosine-type recombinase/integrase yields the protein MCRRRHNHDLRHTWATLALEAGVHPKVVQERLGHSNVSITLDLYSHVSPAMQSDAAEKVASLILDS from the coding sequence TTGTGCCGACGTCGGCACAACCACGATCTTCGTCACACGTGGGCAACACTCGCCCTTGAGGCCGGGGTGCACCCGAAGGTCGTCCAGGAGAGACTCGGCCACTCAAACGTGTCGATCACACTCGACCTGTACTCACACGTCAGCCCCGCCATGCAAAGCGACGCCGCCGAGAAGGTGGCGAGCCTTATCCTCGATTCCTAG